In Streptomyces sp. NBC_00878, a single window of DNA contains:
- a CDS encoding S8 family serine peptidase encodes MTPTPQRAPMTGARRAARIAVAAGLVAALSAAGPIPMAFSADEPGTPVDTAVKSASGKLGSDDADLLAEAKAAGDKNVTMMIATAPGQTEQVAGQLDAVKGGSVGRSDDKLGYVRATVPTGRADAAIKAAAKLSSVHGIDLRQEILLDDPTPSGDTAKGAPTAPTAGAYPAPGKNTPAENPYNPSFETGAVDFVKENPKADGRGITIGVLDSGVDLAHPALQKTTTGERKVVDWVTSTDPILDADATWRPQITPVSGPTFTYSGRTWTAPAGSYQVSLFRESSTAGGDAAGDANRDGDTTDVWGLLYDAAAGTVRVDLNNNGDFGDDAPMKPYKDGYQIGYFGTDNPSTDIVERQPFVVEIRKDVPMDPFGGPWVGQKRDFVNVGVIESEHGTHVAGITAANGLFGGKMNGAAPGAKVVSSRACTWTGGCTNVALTEGMIDLVTNRGVDIVNMSIGGLPALNDGNNARAELYTRLIDTYGVQLVISAGNSGPGANTVGDPGLADKVISVGASISKETWAANYGSAVEKKYAMLPFSSRGPREDGGFTPTLTAPGASINTTQTWFPGGPVAEAGYALPAGYSMLQGTSMASPQAAGASALLLSAAKQKNIDLTPAKLRTALTSTADHISGTQAYVEGAGLINIPDAWDSIRDGATAHEYTVKAPVDTAIDFALKTPGFGTGLYDREGGLKAGQKKTYDVTITRTTGADRAIRHELHLENNKDNTFKIVSSDEVSLPLNQPVTVKVAAKPENAGLSSAILEVDDPKTEGIDKQVLTTVVVSAPLKYTHSASGTVQRNSTKSYFVTVPEGAKTLEVAIGGLKDKSQTRFIAIHPYGVPLDETSTPFCYNNYLDGNGCKPDVRSYVDPQPGVWEIEVESRRTSPLLDNPYKLSVEVLGADFDPEVVNVPEVKVGTPAPVSWTVTNKLVPVDGSLKGGPLGSSKTARPTIADGATDTTTVDVPAGAGSLDVSIGNVSDSAADLDLTVYDAQGNQVAQSADGDSEESVSVPSPAAGTYTIEVVGYAIPAGSTAYDYLDVYFSPALGEVQVDSTPVKLATGGTASVAAKVVANAAPPEGRTFFGRAQLVNARGTVAGTGNVLIGKVTP; translated from the coding sequence ATGACCCCCACCCCTCAGCGTGCTCCGATGACCGGCGCGAGACGCGCGGCGCGCATCGCCGTGGCCGCCGGTCTCGTGGCCGCCCTCTCTGCGGCGGGGCCGATACCCATGGCCTTCTCCGCGGACGAGCCGGGCACCCCCGTCGACACGGCCGTCAAGTCGGCGAGCGGCAAGCTCGGTTCGGACGACGCCGACCTCCTCGCCGAGGCCAAGGCCGCCGGCGACAAGAACGTCACGATGATGATCGCCACCGCGCCGGGGCAGACCGAGCAGGTCGCGGGGCAGCTGGACGCGGTGAAGGGTGGCTCCGTCGGCCGCTCCGACGACAAGCTCGGCTACGTCCGCGCCACCGTCCCGACCGGCAGGGCCGACGCGGCCATCAAGGCTGCCGCGAAGCTCTCCTCCGTGCACGGCATCGACCTGCGCCAGGAGATCCTGCTGGACGACCCGACGCCGTCCGGCGACACGGCCAAGGGCGCCCCGACGGCCCCGACGGCTGGCGCCTACCCGGCGCCCGGCAAGAACACCCCCGCCGAGAACCCGTACAACCCGTCCTTCGAGACGGGTGCCGTCGACTTCGTGAAGGAGAATCCGAAGGCGGACGGCCGCGGCATCACCATCGGCGTCCTCGACTCCGGCGTGGACCTGGCGCACCCGGCGCTGCAGAAGACCACCACCGGCGAGCGCAAGGTCGTCGACTGGGTCACCTCGACCGACCCGATCCTGGACGCCGACGCGACCTGGCGCCCGCAGATCACGCCGGTCTCCGGGCCCACCTTCACCTACAGCGGCAGGACCTGGACGGCGCCCGCAGGCTCGTACCAGGTCAGCCTCTTCCGGGAGTCCTCGACCGCGGGCGGCGACGCCGCGGGCGACGCGAACCGGGACGGCGACACCACGGACGTGTGGGGCCTCCTGTACGACGCGGCGGCCGGCACGGTCCGCGTCGACCTGAACAACAACGGCGACTTCGGCGACGACGCGCCGATGAAGCCGTACAAGGACGGTTACCAGATCGGCTACTTCGGCACGGACAACCCGTCCACCGACATAGTCGAGCGCCAGCCGTTCGTCGTGGAGATCCGCAAGGACGTCCCCATGGACCCGTTCGGCGGTCCCTGGGTCGGTCAGAAGCGCGACTTCGTCAACGTCGGTGTCATCGAGTCCGAGCACGGCACGCACGTGGCGGGGATCACCGCCGCGAACGGCCTGTTCGGCGGCAAGATGAACGGCGCGGCCCCCGGCGCGAAGGTCGTCTCCTCGCGCGCCTGCACCTGGACCGGCGGCTGCACCAACGTCGCGCTCACCGAGGGCATGATCGACCTCGTCACCAACCGCGGCGTCGACATCGTCAACATGTCGATCGGCGGTCTGCCCGCACTGAACGACGGCAACAACGCACGCGCCGAGCTCTACACCCGCCTCATCGACACCTACGGCGTCCAGCTGGTCATCTCGGCCGGCAACTCGGGCCCCGGCGCCAACACGGTCGGCGACCCCGGCCTTGCCGACAAGGTCATCTCGGTCGGCGCGTCCATCTCCAAGGAGACCTGGGCCGCCAACTACGGCTCGGCCGTGGAGAAGAAGTACGCGATGCTGCCCTTCTCCTCGCGCGGCCCGCGTGAGGACGGCGGCTTCACGCCGACGCTGACCGCGCCCGGCGCCTCGATCAACACCACGCAGACCTGGTTCCCCGGTGGCCCGGTCGCCGAGGCGGGCTACGCCCTGCCGGCCGGCTACTCGATGCTCCAGGGCACCTCGATGGCGTCCCCGCAGGCCGCGGGCGCGTCCGCGCTGCTGCTGAGCGCCGCGAAGCAGAAGAACATCGACCTGACGCCCGCCAAGCTGCGCACCGCGCTCACCTCCACCGCCGACCACATCAGCGGCACCCAGGCGTACGTGGAGGGCGCGGGCCTGATCAACATCCCGGACGCCTGGGACTCGATCCGCGACGGCGCCACCGCACACGAGTACACGGTGAAGGCCCCGGTCGACACCGCGATCGACTTCGCGCTCAAGACCCCGGGCTTCGGCACCGGCCTCTACGACCGCGAGGGCGGCCTCAAGGCCGGGCAGAAGAAGACGTACGACGTCACCATCACCCGGACGACCGGCGCCGACCGCGCGATCCGCCACGAGCTGCACCTCGAGAACAACAAGGACAACACGTTCAAGATCGTCAGCAGTGACGAGGTCTCGCTGCCGCTGAACCAGCCGGTGACCGTGAAGGTCGCGGCCAAGCCGGAGAACGCCGGTCTCAGCAGCGCGATCCTGGAGGTCGACGACCCGAAGACCGAGGGCATCGACAAGCAGGTCCTCACCACGGTCGTGGTCTCCGCCCCGCTGAAGTACACCCACTCGGCGTCCGGCACGGTGCAGCGCAACTCCACCAAGTCGTACTTCGTGACCGTCCCCGAGGGCGCCAAGACCCTTGAGGTCGCGATCGGCGGGCTGAAGGACAAGAGCCAGACCCGGTTCATCGCCATCCACCCGTACGGCGTTCCGCTCGACGAGACCTCGACGCCGTTCTGCTACAACAACTACCTCGACGGCAACGGCTGCAAGCCCGACGTGCGTTCGTACGTCGACCCGCAGCCCGGCGTCTGGGAGATCGAGGTCGAGTCGCGCCGTACGTCGCCGCTGCTCGACAACCCGTACAAGCTGAGCGTCGAGGTGCTGGGCGCCGACTTCGACCCGGAGGTCGTGAACGTCCCCGAGGTCAAGGTGGGCACGCCGGCCCCGGTTTCCTGGACGGTGACGAACAAGCTCGTCCCGGTCGACGGTTCGCTGAAGGGTGGCCCGCTCGGCTCCTCCAAGACCGCGCGGCCGACCATCGCCGACGGCGCCACGGACACCACCACGGTGGACGTGCCCGCGGGCGCCGGTTCGCTCGACGTCAGCATCGGCAACGTCTCGGACAGCGCGGCGGACCTCGACCTGACGGTCTATGACGCGCAGGGCAACCAGGTCGCCCAGTCCGCGGACGGCGACTCCGAGGAGTCCGTCTCCGTCCCGTCGCCCGCCGCCGGTACGTACACCATCGAGGTCGTCGGCTACGCGATCCCGGCGGGCAGCACGGCGTACGACTACCTGGACGTGTACTTCTCGCCGGCGCTCGGCGAGGTCCAGGTCGACTCGACGCCCGTGAAGCTCGCCACCGGGGGTACGGCGTCGGTCGCCGCCAAGGTCGTCGCGAACGCGGCGCCGCCGGAGGGCCGGACGTTCTTCGGGCGCGCGCAGCTCGTGAACGCGCGGGGCACGGTGGCCGGCACGGGCAACGTGCTGATCGGGAAGGTCACGCCGTAG
- a CDS encoding NUDIX hydrolase: protein MHKELRVAAYAVCVRDGRILLARLAEKDGSRPWTLPGGGMDHGEDPYDTVIREAEEETGYAVEPVALLGVDSVRRIPRRLGKGVDFQGLRIVYEARVTGGELRHETDGTTDRAAWHPLDEVPALARVGLVDVGLTLWRERPAVGRATGIPEHPEISGTSDPSGDPSGDLSGK from the coding sequence ATGCACAAGGAGTTGAGAGTGGCGGCCTACGCCGTATGCGTGCGGGACGGGCGCATACTGCTCGCGCGCCTGGCGGAGAAGGACGGCAGCAGGCCCTGGACGCTGCCCGGCGGCGGCATGGACCACGGCGAGGACCCGTACGACACCGTGATCCGGGAGGCCGAGGAGGAGACCGGGTACGCGGTCGAACCGGTCGCGCTGCTCGGCGTCGACTCCGTCCGGCGCATCCCGCGCCGCCTCGGCAAGGGCGTCGACTTCCAGGGCCTGCGCATCGTGTACGAGGCCCGCGTCACCGGCGGCGAACTGCGCCACGAGACCGACGGCACGACCGACCGGGCGGCCTGGCACCCCCTCGACGAGGTGCCCGCGCTGGCCCGGGTCGGCCTCGTCGACGTCGGCCTCACGCTGTGGCGGGAGCGGCCGGCGGTCGGACGGGCTACGGGAATCCCGGAGCACCCCGAGATCTCCGGGACCTCCGATCCCTCTGGCGATCCCTCTGGTGATCTCTCCGGAAAATAG
- a CDS encoding TIGR03767 family metallophosphoesterase, translating into MSRIRSVATTIRDRRAFLAATGAVSLSAGIGFALRPGTSEAADATTDAATTDGQPLAVSRQAPAAPLAPYTRGTTLSTVAAPRPGSGFRRLGDGPAWPRVVRGDLAAPKAGRGERRTALAAFVQFTDLHLVDVQHPLRYEYLRAETASAWRPQESLSVPGAVSLVERVNALRGAPVTGSPLHFVMTTGDNTDNNAKTELDWYLKVMSGGRITPNSGDPTRYEGVQNSDLKLYWQPDAALRDADKQLGFPRIDGFLAAAIREVRSPGLNLPWYSTVGNHDSLPGGCYAPGDSFFADFAVGGKKLMTLDQSEGVTIWNNVRKGGDPTGAAFKAMLKSQARKMRSVTPDEGRAPFTPAEYLQAHLDPAHTGAGPAGHGYSQANLAAKTQYYTFRISEGLLGVSLDSTDPGGHYEGSLGTAQLKWLDRTLRTAEKNKEHVIVFSHHTSKSMRNLNEDPARPGERRHGGDEVLALLGRHRSVLAWVNGHSHKNKITPHAAPDGRSFWEVSTASHVDFPQLARVIEIVDNHDGTLSLFTTLIESGAPHRTDFTDLSQTGLAALYRELSFNAPGARTDLSGKAGDRNTELVLRKG; encoded by the coding sequence ATGTCGCGCATACGCTCTGTCGCCACCACCATTCGTGACCGCCGCGCCTTCCTGGCCGCCACCGGGGCGGTGTCCCTGTCCGCGGGGATCGGCTTCGCGTTGCGGCCGGGAACCAGCGAGGCCGCCGACGCCACCACCGACGCCGCCACGACCGATGGCCAGCCCCTCGCCGTGTCCCGCCAGGCGCCCGCCGCGCCGCTGGCTCCGTACACCCGCGGCACCACCCTCTCGACCGTCGCCGCCCCGCGCCCGGGCTCCGGCTTCCGGCGGCTCGGCGACGGGCCCGCCTGGCCGCGTGTCGTCCGCGGCGACCTCGCCGCGCCCAAGGCCGGCCGGGGCGAGCGGCGCACCGCGCTCGCCGCGTTCGTGCAGTTCACCGACCTGCACCTGGTCGACGTACAGCACCCGCTGCGGTACGAGTACCTGCGCGCCGAGACCGCCAGCGCGTGGCGCCCCCAGGAGTCCCTGTCGGTGCCCGGCGCGGTCTCGCTCGTCGAGCGGGTCAACGCGCTGCGCGGCGCCCCCGTCACCGGCTCTCCGCTGCACTTCGTGATGACCACCGGCGACAACACCGACAACAACGCCAAGACGGAGCTGGACTGGTACCTGAAGGTGATGAGCGGCGGCCGGATCACCCCCAACTCCGGTGACCCGACCCGCTACGAGGGCGTCCAGAACAGCGACCTCAAGCTCTACTGGCAGCCCGACGCGGCCCTGCGCGACGCCGACAAGCAGCTCGGCTTCCCGCGTATCGACGGCTTCCTCGCCGCCGCGATACGGGAGGTGCGCAGCCCCGGCCTCAACCTGCCCTGGTACTCCACGGTCGGCAACCACGACTCCCTGCCCGGCGGCTGCTACGCGCCCGGCGACTCCTTCTTCGCCGACTTCGCGGTCGGCGGCAAGAAGCTGATGACGCTCGACCAGTCGGAGGGCGTCACCATCTGGAACAACGTCAGGAAGGGCGGCGACCCCACCGGCGCCGCCTTCAAGGCGATGCTCAAGTCCCAGGCCAGGAAGATGCGTTCGGTCACCCCGGACGAGGGCCGCGCCCCCTTCACCCCCGCCGAGTACCTCCAGGCGCACCTCGACCCGGCCCACACCGGCGCGGGTCCCGCCGGGCACGGCTACTCCCAGGCGAACCTCGCCGCGAAGACGCAGTACTACACCTTCCGCATCTCGGAGGGACTGCTCGGCGTCAGCCTCGACTCCACCGACCCGGGCGGCCACTACGAGGGTTCGCTCGGCACGGCCCAGCTCAAGTGGCTGGACCGCACGCTGCGGACGGCCGAGAAGAACAAGGAACACGTCATCGTGTTCAGCCACCACACCAGCAAGTCGATGCGCAACCTCAACGAGGACCCGGCCCGCCCCGGCGAGCGGCGGCACGGCGGCGACGAGGTGCTCGCCCTCCTGGGCCGCCACCGCTCGGTGCTGGCCTGGGTGAACGGCCACAGCCACAAGAACAAGATCACCCCGCACGCCGCCCCGGACGGCCGCTCCTTCTGGGAGGTCTCCACGGCCTCCCACGTCGACTTCCCGCAGCTCGCCCGGGTGATCGAGATCGTCGACAACCACGACGGCACGCTCTCCCTGTTCACCACGCTCATCGAGTCCGGCGCCCCGCACCGCACGGACTTCACCGACCTCTCCCAGACGGGCCTGGCCGCCCTCTACCGAGAGCTGTCCTTCAACGCCCCGGGCGCCCGAACGGACTTGAGCGGCAAGGCGGGGGACCGGAACACGGAGCTGGTGTTGAGGAAGGGCTGA
- a CDS encoding DUF397 domain-containing protein has protein sequence MSAHLTAPQITPEIAWRKSSYSDGMGNNCVEVAHLTTAPAIAVRDSKNAAGPALLVPSTAWTTFVTHIRETVSSD, from the coding sequence ATGAGCGCTCACCTCACCGCCCCTCAGATCACCCCTGAAATCGCTTGGCGCAAGTCGTCCTACAGTGACGGCATGGGCAACAACTGCGTCGAAGTCGCCCACCTCACCACCGCCCCCGCCATAGCCGTCCGCGACTCCAAGAACGCCGCCGGCCCCGCCCTCCTCGTACCCTCCACGGCGTGGACGACCTTCGTCACCCACATCCGCGAGACAGTCTCAAGCGACTGA
- a CDS encoding helix-turn-helix transcriptional regulator, with protein MAAKRGRTGQRLELGLQIRQLRENCGLGDRGGGFTRKQAAQGLRISEASLQRIESGSLNFRNVGDLRKLLDKYGVTDEAVVESLINLNRESSNQDWLTQHRGLMPSGMPGFVGLEPEARDMKAYHPTLVYGLLQTERYARAIHEVQKPIEETTTEMIRNSVELRMKRQEVLTGEEPVRLHAILGEAALRYPVGGAEVMHEQYAKLAEVSTWEHVTLQVLPFRWGYRTTNDFAILDFGDQLPSRIQLDSPWGTVSTSDKPREIDRFTRRFESMVASALPPEDTPDFVNRLEREL; from the coding sequence ATGGCGGCCAAGCGCGGACGGACCGGACAGCGACTGGAACTGGGGCTTCAGATCCGCCAGTTGAGAGAGAACTGCGGTCTCGGTGACCGGGGCGGCGGCTTTACTCGCAAGCAGGCGGCCCAGGGACTGCGCATCTCCGAGGCGTCGCTCCAACGGATCGAGTCCGGGTCGCTGAACTTCCGCAACGTGGGTGACCTGAGGAAGCTGCTCGACAAGTACGGTGTCACCGATGAAGCCGTTGTCGAGTCACTCATCAACCTCAACCGGGAGTCCTCAAATCAGGACTGGTTGACACAGCACCGCGGACTGATGCCATCCGGGATGCCCGGCTTTGTTGGCCTTGAACCCGAGGCCCGTGACATGAAGGCGTACCACCCCACGCTGGTGTACGGCCTACTCCAGACCGAGCGGTACGCACGCGCCATCCATGAGGTTCAGAAGCCGATCGAGGAGACCACGACGGAGATGATCCGGAACAGCGTGGAGCTTCGGATGAAGCGTCAGGAGGTTCTCACCGGGGAGGAACCCGTCCGGCTGCACGCCATCCTTGGGGAGGCCGCATTGCGGTATCCCGTCGGAGGTGCAGAGGTGATGCACGAGCAGTACGCAAAGCTCGCGGAGGTGTCGACTTGGGAGCATGTCACGCTCCAGGTGCTGCCGTTCCGCTGGGGATACCGAACCACCAATGACTTTGCGATCCTCGACTTTGGCGACCAACTGCCGTCTCGTATCCAGCTGGACAGCCCCTGGGGCACAGTCTCCACCTCGGACAAGCCTCGCGAGATCGACCGGTTCACCCGGCGGTTCGAATCCATGGTCGCCTCTGCATTGCCTCCTGAGGACACTCCCGATTTCGTAAACCGTCTAGAACGAGAGCTGTAG
- a CDS encoding ATP-binding protein: MPNPQPPALLTHDWSMGYPMTLRSVRLARLHVRRRLTMWQWTGDIDDAVLVVSELVANAVRHARVIGHELWLRLVELEDGGLVVEVSDPLRVFPEPESAPEGERGRGLLVVAQLAEELDWFLREEVGKTVRARFAAG, from the coding sequence ATGCCCAACCCCCAACCCCCCGCCCTCCTCACCCACGACTGGTCGATGGGCTACCCCATGACCCTCCGCAGTGTCAGACTCGCCCGCCTGCACGTCCGCCGCCGACTGACGATGTGGCAGTGGACCGGCGACATCGACGACGCCGTACTGGTCGTCTCCGAACTCGTCGCCAACGCCGTACGCCACGCACGTGTCATCGGCCACGAACTCTGGTTGCGCCTGGTCGAGTTGGAGGACGGCGGACTCGTCGTCGAGGTCTCGGACCCCCTCCGGGTGTTCCCCGAGCCGGAGTCGGCCCCCGAGGGCGAGCGCGGTCGAGGGCTGCTCGTCGTCGCTCAACTCGCCGAGGAACTCGACTGGTTCCTCCGTGAGGAGGTCGGGAAGACGGTACGGGCACGCTTCGCCGCAGGATGA
- a CDS encoding serine hydrolase, protein MATAVAAPAPSPDRHGPLQRAMDVTVADGVPGVTAQVRDAYGTWKGTSGVGDLETGKPRSPRDHYRVGSVAKTFVATVVLQLEAEGELDLDDTVEHWLPGVVRGNGHDGGALTLRQLLNHTSGIYDVLEDPEHQQRVFGEEFLQLRYDTWTADELVAIAMRHGPYFAPGNGWHYSNTNYILAGMVIERVTGHPYRHEIRHRVIEPLDLHGTRSPGTDPRLPRPSSRGYAKLSRDPNAPVHDLTELNPSVAGAAGDVISTSADLNRFYTALLRGRLLPKAQLAEMTTVVKEGENRPKRRYGLGLRRWELSCGKVVWGHDGDIHGSSAAAFATRDGRHALAFDFNANWTGDAHAVVEAEFCGRETAPVPGE, encoded by the coding sequence ATGGCCACCGCGGTGGCGGCACCGGCGCCGTCACCGGACCGGCACGGTCCCCTCCAGCGCGCCATGGACGTCACCGTCGCCGACGGCGTACCCGGTGTCACGGCCCAGGTGAGGGACGCGTACGGGACCTGGAAGGGCACCTCGGGCGTCGGGGACCTGGAGACCGGAAAGCCGCGCAGCCCCCGTGACCACTACCGCGTCGGCAGCGTCGCCAAGACGTTCGTCGCGACCGTGGTCCTCCAGCTCGAAGCGGAGGGGGAGCTCGACCTCGACGACACGGTCGAGCACTGGCTCCCCGGGGTCGTCCGGGGCAACGGCCACGACGGCGGCGCCCTCACCCTGCGCCAACTCCTCAACCACACCAGTGGCATCTACGACGTCCTGGAGGACCCGGAGCACCAACAGAGGGTGTTCGGCGAGGAGTTCCTCCAGCTCCGCTACGACACCTGGACCGCCGACGAGCTGGTGGCGATCGCCATGCGCCACGGGCCCTACTTCGCCCCGGGCAACGGCTGGCACTACTCCAACACCAACTACATCCTGGCCGGGATGGTCATCGAAAGGGTCACCGGTCACCCGTACCGGCACGAGATCCGCCACCGTGTCATCGAGCCGCTCGACCTGCACGGCACGCGCTCGCCCGGCACTGACCCGCGTCTGCCCCGACCGAGCAGCCGCGGCTACGCCAAGCTCTCCAGGGACCCGAACGCCCCGGTCCACGACCTCACGGAGCTCAACCCCTCGGTGGCGGGCGCGGCGGGTGACGTGATCTCCACCTCCGCGGATCTGAACCGCTTCTACACCGCCCTGCTGCGCGGACGCCTGCTGCCCAAGGCCCAGCTGGCCGAGATGACGACCGTCGTCAAGGAGGGCGAGAACCGCCCGAAGCGCCGCTACGGCCTTGGCCTCCGCCGGTGGGAGCTGAGCTGCGGCAAGGTGGTCTGGGGCCACGACGGCGACATCCACGGCAGTTCGGCGGCGGCGTTCGCGACCCGCGACGGCCGCCACGCGCTCGCGTTCGACTTCAACGCCAACTGGACGGGCGACGCCCACGCGGTCGTCGAGGCCGAGTTCTGCGGCAGGGAGACCGCCCCGGTCCCCGGCGAATAG
- a CDS encoding SMI1/KNR4 family protein, producing the protein MTDYLAAAMAMLGPAQNRYADPAAWDRLHAELGIQLPPDYRALVDAFAPIQINGHLYLSHPATEWWNLGRDIRGKIKAWSEVSWDDLDLDADEDPRQLFGLDELSFGTRNGLWPIASTDRGETIFLLAATDTPRLLVNYDETWAEHRMSFAEWVYRYLIGEDMTGLNSAAFYPGPVQLQRLPMSADERPEPWYGPDRGM; encoded by the coding sequence ATGACTGACTATCTGGCTGCCGCGATGGCAATGCTCGGGCCGGCCCAGAACCGCTATGCGGACCCGGCTGCCTGGGACCGTCTCCACGCAGAGCTCGGCATACAACTGCCTCCCGACTACAGGGCCCTTGTGGACGCATTCGCCCCCATTCAGATCAATGGGCACCTGTACCTCTCCCACCCCGCGACCGAGTGGTGGAACCTGGGCCGAGACATTCGGGGCAAGATCAAGGCGTGGTCCGAGGTGTCGTGGGATGACCTCGATCTCGACGCGGATGAGGACCCCCGCCAGCTCTTCGGACTAGACGAGCTGAGCTTTGGCACCCGCAACGGGCTGTGGCCGATCGCGAGCACCGACCGAGGAGAGACCATCTTCCTGCTCGCGGCCACCGATACCCCGAGGCTCCTGGTGAACTATGACGAAACCTGGGCAGAGCACCGCATGAGCTTCGCGGAATGGGTCTACCGCTACCTCATCGGCGAAGACATGACCGGGCTTAACAGCGCAGCCTTTTACCCCGGCCCTGTGCAGTTGCAGCGCCTTCCGATGTCCGCTGACGAACGCCCCGAGCCTTGGTACGGCCCAGACCGCGGTATGTGA